In a single window of the Panthera leo isolate Ple1 chromosome A1, P.leo_Ple1_pat1.1, whole genome shotgun sequence genome:
- the SERF1A gene encoding small EDRK-rich factor 1: MAEPGGPGRRPHGRSQPRAPAARGLANPQGSVHSGENPQTQYLLSRLDQICVTEGMLAQIKLQKVPAPNPPRGPPPPAQRRTRSQPPDSREAAVGPRWAGRWKEQRRSPAEGRRGLSLQEPRERTTAERVRRPLLLRVALFWVRSGVGMARGNQRELARQKNMKKSQEISKGKRKEDSLTTSQRKQRDSEIMQQKQKAANEKKSMQTREK, encoded by the exons AGGGGGCTAGCCAACCCCCAGGGCTCGGTACACAGTGGGGAAAATCCACAGACGCAGTACCTGCTTTCTAGACTCGACCAAATTTGCGTGACCGAGGGGATGCTAGCCCAGATTAAACTCCAGAAGGTGCCAGCCCCGAACCCACCGCGAGGACCGCCCCCGCCTGCCCAGCGGCGCACGCGCAGTCAGCCGCCCGACTCGCGGGAGGCTGCGGTCGGGCCTCGGTGGGCGGGGCGATGGAAGGAGCAGAGGCGTAGCCCGGCTGAGGGCCGGCGCGGGCTCAGCCTTCAAGAGCCGCGGGAGAGGACGACCGCTGAGCGCGTTAGGAGGCCGTTGCTTCTCCGAGTGGCTCTCTTTTGGGTTCGGTCGGGTGTCGGCATGGCCC GCGGAAATCAGCGAGAACTTGCCCGtcagaaaaacatgaagaaatccCAGGAAATtagcaagggaaaaagaaaagaggatagCTTGACGACCTCTCAGAGAAAGCAGAG GGACTCTGAGAtaatgcagcaaaagcagaagGCAGCTAATGAGAAGAAGTCCATGCAGACGAGAGAAAAATGA